The Geobacillus stearothermophilus ATCC 12980 genome contains a region encoding:
- the ftsA gene encoding cell division protein FtsA, whose translation MSSNEIVVSLDVGTSSVKVIIGEMLGSSINIIGIGNVKSEGLKKGAIVDIDKTVQSIKRAVEQAERMVGLSIRRVIVGVAGSHIQLHDCHGIVAVASENREISDEDVARVIDAAQVVSIPPDREIISVVPRQFIVDGLDGIHDPRGMIGVRLEMEGTMVTGAKTILHNLLRCVERAGLEISDICLQPLAAGLLALSDDERHLGAALVDLGGGSTTVAVFEQGALQAVSSLPVGGEHITKDLAIGLRTTTEDAEKIKLKHGYAFYDYASDEEVFSVPVIGSDQHQQFSQLEIADIIEARMEEILQMVQHEVRRLGFRDLPGGYVLTGGVANMPGVLELAHVVLGTSVRVAMPDYIGVRDPQYTIGVGLLKFAYRQAQLQGKTVPAAAAAEPAERPAPKQPSKPKKKEDHFGKKVKKFFGSFFE comes from the coding sequence ATGAGCAGCAATGAGATCGTCGTTAGCCTGGATGTCGGAACATCGAGCGTCAAAGTCATCATCGGGGAAATGTTGGGCAGCTCGATTAACATTATCGGAATCGGCAATGTGAAATCAGAAGGGCTCAAAAAAGGCGCGATTGTTGATATAGATAAAACGGTGCAATCGATCAAGCGCGCGGTCGAACAAGCGGAACGGATGGTCGGCCTTTCGATCCGCCGCGTGATTGTCGGGGTGGCGGGAAGCCATATTCAGCTGCATGACTGCCATGGCATCGTTGCAGTTGCCAGCGAAAACCGCGAAATCAGCGATGAAGACGTTGCCCGCGTCATCGATGCGGCGCAAGTCGTTTCCATCCCGCCGGACCGGGAAATTATCAGCGTCGTTCCGCGCCAGTTTATCGTCGACGGCTTAGACGGCATCCACGACCCACGCGGCATGATCGGCGTCCGCTTGGAGATGGAAGGGACGATGGTGACCGGAGCGAAGACGATTTTACATAATCTCCTTCGCTGTGTGGAACGTGCCGGTTTGGAAATCAGCGACATTTGCCTCCAGCCGTTAGCGGCCGGTTTGCTGGCATTATCCGACGATGAGCGGCACTTGGGCGCCGCGCTCGTCGATCTGGGCGGCGGTTCGACAACGGTCGCTGTCTTTGAGCAAGGGGCGTTGCAAGCTGTCTCTTCACTGCCGGTCGGCGGGGAGCATATTACAAAAGATTTGGCCATCGGGCTGCGGACAACAACGGAGGATGCGGAAAAAATCAAATTGAAGCACGGGTATGCGTTTTACGACTACGCTTCGGACGAAGAAGTGTTCAGCGTGCCGGTCATAGGCAGCGATCAACACCAGCAGTTCAGCCAGCTTGAGATCGCCGATATTATTGAGGCGAGGATGGAGGAAATTTTGCAAATGGTTCAACATGAAGTGCGCCGGCTTGGCTTTCGCGACCTTCCGGGCGGCTATGTGCTGACCGGCGGCGTGGCGAATATGCCGGGAGTGTTGGAGTTGGCTCACGTCGTCCTAGGGACGAGCGTCCGTGTTGCCATGCCGGATTACATCGGCGTGCGCGACCCGCAATACACGATCGGCGTCGGCCTGCTCAAGTTCGCCTACCGGCAGGCGCAGCTGCAAGGGAAAACCGTCCCGGCGGCGGCCGCGGCGGAGCCGGCCGAGCGCCCGGCGCCAAAACAACCATCGAAACCGAAAAAGAAAGAAGACCATTTCGGGAAGAAGGTCAAGAAATTTTTCGGTTCTTTCTTTGAATAG
- the mraY gene encoding phospho-N-acetylmuramoyl-pentapeptide-transferase: MPEQIIVIAMAVSFLVTVILSPLFIPFLRRLKFGQSIREEGPKSHQKKSGTPTMGGIMILLSIVATTLWMTSRLSVLSVETYLLLLVTVGYGVLGFLDDMIKVVMKRNLGLTSRQKFIGQLIIAVVFFFVYRQSGFSTEVHIPGTGWSFDLGWAYGVLLLLMLVGGSNAVNLTDGLDGLLAGTAAIAFGAYAVLAWNQGQYDVAVFCVAVVGAVLGFLVFNAHPAKVFMGDTGSLALGGAIAAVAVLTKLELLLIIIGGVFVIETLSVIIQVASFKTTGRRVFRMSPLHHHYELVGWSEWRVVVTFWAVGLLFAMLGIYIEVWM; the protein is encoded by the coding sequence ATGCCAGAACAAATAATTGTCATTGCGATGGCTGTTTCCTTTTTGGTCACCGTCATTTTGTCGCCGCTGTTCATCCCGTTTTTGCGGCGGTTAAAATTTGGGCAAAGCATTCGCGAGGAAGGGCCGAAGTCGCATCAAAAAAAATCGGGCACCCCGACAATGGGCGGCATTATGATTTTGCTTTCGATCGTGGCGACAACGTTATGGATGACATCGAGATTGTCCGTCCTGTCGGTGGAAACATATTTATTGCTGCTTGTTACGGTTGGCTACGGGGTGCTCGGCTTTTTGGACGATATGATCAAAGTGGTGATGAAGCGGAACCTGGGGTTGACGAGCCGGCAAAAATTTATCGGCCAGCTCATCATTGCCGTTGTTTTCTTTTTTGTCTACCGGCAAAGCGGCTTTTCGACGGAAGTACATATCCCCGGGACCGGCTGGTCGTTTGACCTTGGCTGGGCTTATGGGGTGCTGCTTTTGCTCATGCTTGTCGGCGGCTCCAACGCTGTCAACTTGACCGACGGGCTCGATGGGCTTTTGGCCGGCACGGCGGCGATCGCCTTTGGCGCGTATGCCGTGTTGGCTTGGAATCAAGGTCAGTACGATGTGGCGGTGTTTTGCGTCGCCGTTGTCGGCGCTGTGCTCGGCTTTTTAGTGTTTAATGCCCATCCGGCAAAAGTATTTATGGGGGATACCGGATCGCTCGCGCTTGGCGGGGCGATCGCTGCGGTCGCTGTCTTAACGAAACTCGAGCTGCTGCTGATCATTATTGGTGGCGTCTTTGTCATTGAAACGCTGTCTGTCATCATTCAAGTCGCCTCGTTCAAAACGACCGGCAGGCGCGTTTTCCGCATGAGCCCGCTCCATCATCATTATGAGCTCGTCGGTTGGTCGGAATGGCGCGTTGTCGTGACGTTTTGGGCCGTCGGCCTGTTGTTTGCCATGCTAGGAATTTATATCGAGGTGTGGATGTAA
- the spoVE gene encoding stage V sporulation protein E yields MPRKRSAPDFLLILLTFSLLAIGLIMVYSASAIWAEYKFHDSFFFVKRQLFFAIVGIIAMFFVMNIDYWTWRDWSKVLLIVCFGLLVLVLIPGVGMVRNGSRSWIGVGAFSIQPSEFMKLAMIAFLAKYLSENQKKITSFKQGLLPALALVFAAFGMIMLQPDLGTGTVMVGTCVAMIFVAGARLSHFVGLGVLGLAGFAALVLSAPYRIKRITSFLNPWEDPLGSGFQIIQSLYAIGPGGLFGLGLGQSRQKFFYLPEPQTDFIFAILAEELGFIGGSLVLLLFSLLLWRGVRIALGAPDLYGSFLALGIISMIAIQVMINIGVVTGLMPVTGITLPFLSYGGSSLTLMLMAIGVLLNISRHARY; encoded by the coding sequence TTGCCGCGGAAAAGGTCTGCGCCGGATTTTTTGTTGATTCTTTTAACGTTTTCGCTCTTGGCCATCGGGCTTATTATGGTGTACAGCGCGAGCGCCATTTGGGCGGAATACAAGTTTCACGATTCGTTTTTCTTTGTCAAGCGCCAGCTGTTCTTTGCCATCGTCGGCATTATCGCCATGTTTTTTGTGATGAACATCGATTATTGGACGTGGCGCGACTGGTCGAAAGTGTTGCTCATCGTTTGTTTCGGGCTGCTTGTACTCGTGTTGATCCCAGGCGTCGGCATGGTGCGCAATGGATCGCGCAGCTGGATCGGCGTCGGGGCGTTTTCCATCCAGCCGTCCGAATTTATGAAGCTGGCGATGATCGCGTTTTTGGCCAAATATTTATCCGAAAACCAAAAGAAGATTACATCGTTTAAACAAGGATTGCTGCCGGCGCTGGCGCTCGTGTTTGCGGCGTTCGGCATGATTATGCTGCAGCCGGACTTAGGGACGGGCACCGTGATGGTCGGCACATGTGTGGCGATGATTTTTGTCGCCGGCGCCCGCCTCAGCCATTTTGTGGGCCTTGGGGTGTTGGGGCTTGCCGGGTTTGCCGCCCTCGTTTTATCGGCGCCGTATCGAATCAAGCGGATTACATCGTTTTTGAATCCGTGGGAAGACCCGTTGGGGAGCGGATTTCAAATCATCCAGTCGCTGTACGCCATCGGTCCGGGCGGGCTGTTTGGCCTGGGGCTCGGGCAAAGCCGGCAAAAGTTTTTTTATTTGCCGGAGCCGCAAACTGATTTTATTTTCGCCATTTTGGCCGAGGAGCTCGGTTTTATTGGCGGATCGCTCGTCCTTCTTTTATTCAGCCTTCTTCTTTGGCGCGGCGTGCGCATCGCCCTTGGCGCCCCCGATTTGTACGGCAGCTTTTTGGCGCTTGGCATCATTTCGATGATTGCCATCCAAGTGATGATCAACATCGGCGTTGTCACCGGGCTGATGCCCGTCACCGGCATTACTCTCCCGTTTTTGAGCTACGGCGGATCGTCGTTGACATTGATGCTGATGGCGATCGGCGTGCTGCTCAATATTAGCAGACACGCCCGCTATTAG
- the murD gene encoding UDP-N-acetylmuramoyl-L-alanine--D-glutamate ligase, which yields MKPTLFYQHRRVLVIGLAKSGAAAARLLVELGAEVVANDQKPLAENAEAKQLEELGVRVVCGGHPLELLDEPFDLVVKNPGIPYTNPLVKKALEKGLPVVTEVELAYHISEASFIGITGSNGKTTTTTLIYEMLKADGQDPLLAGNIGLVACEVAKEAKPGQWLVTELSSFQLAGIDQFRPTIAVLLNIFDAHLDYHGTREAYAAAKANIFRNQTEQDYAVVNADDQTVMDIAASIRSQKVLFSATKPLGEGAYVDNGAVCWNGEPIIKTADIVLPGQHNVENILAAVAAAKLAGASNEAIVQVLTTFAGVKHRLQYVAEVDGRRFYNDSKATNILATQKALSAFAGEPVILLAGGLDRGNEFDKLLPYLRQVKAAVLFGQTAEKIGRIAREAGIETIEYVDNVEKAVPVAFRLSEPGDVILLSPACASWDQYKTFEERGDIFIDAVHKLK from the coding sequence TTGAAACCGACTCTTTTCTATCAACATCGTCGTGTGCTTGTGATTGGATTGGCGAAAAGCGGGGCGGCAGCGGCCCGCCTGCTCGTTGAATTAGGGGCGGAAGTCGTCGCCAACGATCAAAAACCGTTGGCGGAAAACGCGGAGGCGAAGCAGCTTGAAGAGCTCGGCGTCCGCGTTGTTTGCGGCGGCCATCCGCTCGAACTGCTCGATGAGCCGTTTGACCTCGTCGTGAAAAATCCGGGCATCCCGTATACGAATCCGTTAGTGAAAAAAGCGCTTGAAAAAGGGCTTCCGGTCGTGACCGAGGTGGAGCTGGCTTATCACATTTCCGAAGCGTCGTTTATCGGCATTACCGGATCGAACGGGAAAACGACGACAACGACATTGATTTATGAAATGTTAAAGGCGGATGGCCAAGACCCGTTGCTTGCCGGCAATATCGGCTTAGTCGCCTGCGAGGTGGCCAAGGAAGCGAAGCCGGGCCAATGGCTCGTCACCGAACTGTCTTCGTTCCAGCTTGCCGGCATTGATCAATTCCGTCCTACGATCGCCGTCTTGCTTAACATTTTTGATGCCCATTTGGACTACCATGGCACAAGAGAAGCATACGCGGCGGCGAAGGCGAATATTTTCCGCAACCAAACAGAACAAGATTATGCGGTCGTCAACGCGGATGACCAGACCGTGATGGACATCGCCGCCTCGATTCGATCGCAAAAGGTGCTGTTTTCGGCGACGAAGCCGCTCGGTGAAGGGGCGTACGTCGACAATGGCGCCGTTTGCTGGAACGGAGAGCCGATCATCAAGACAGCAGACATTGTCCTCCCCGGCCAGCACAACGTGGAAAACATTTTGGCCGCGGTGGCGGCTGCCAAGCTGGCCGGCGCCAGCAACGAGGCGATCGTTCAAGTGTTGACGACGTTTGCCGGCGTAAAACATCGGCTTCAATATGTAGCCGAAGTCGACGGCCGGCGGTTTTACAACGACTCGAAGGCGACGAATATTTTGGCAACGCAAAAGGCGCTTTCGGCGTTTGCCGGTGAACCGGTGATTTTGCTGGCCGGCGGGCTTGACCGCGGCAATGAGTTTGACAAGCTTCTTCCGTACTTGCGGCAGGTGAAAGCGGCGGTATTGTTCGGGCAAACGGCGGAGAAAATCGGGCGCATCGCCCGGGAGGCGGGAATAGAAACGATCGAATATGTCGATAATGTGGAAAAAGCTGTCCCGGTTGCCTTCCGGCTTTCCGAGCCGGGCGATGTTATTTTGCTCTCTCCGGCCTGCGCCAGCTGGGATCAATACAAAACTTTCGAGGAGAGAGGGGACATTTTTATCGACGCCGTGCATAAGTTGAAATAG
- the divIB gene encoding cell division protein DivIB, which produces MEKGKVVVLEDRVPKLKERRRQKANRRLILYLSFFFLFILCVLYFQSPLSAVRHVEVSGNRHLPAERIISLSGITKRTSFWKVNEQSVATRIARHPEIKEATVEKRLPNTIVIRVHEWRRIAYVYDRQTFFPLLENGRLLKQEAVKTAPSDAPVLVGWKNGDAIAEMTGQLAELPAPVLGAMSEIHYKPNSEYEDRVIVYMNDGYEVSATIHRFADKLSHYPAIVAELDRNVKGVIHLEVGSYFVPYEPPKKEDDDETTSP; this is translated from the coding sequence ATGGAAAAGGGAAAGGTTGTTGTTCTTGAAGACCGCGTCCCAAAACTGAAAGAGCGTCGCCGCCAAAAAGCGAACCGTCGGCTGATTTTGTATTTGTCCTTCTTTTTTCTGTTTATTTTGTGCGTTCTTTACTTCCAATCGCCGTTAAGCGCCGTCAGGCATGTGGAGGTGAGCGGAAACCGCCATTTGCCGGCGGAGCGCATCATCAGCTTGAGCGGCATTACGAAGCGGACAAGCTTTTGGAAAGTGAACGAACAAAGTGTGGCAACGAGGATCGCCCGCCATCCGGAAATTAAAGAGGCAACCGTGGAAAAGAGGCTGCCGAACACGATTGTCATCCGCGTCCACGAATGGCGGCGGATCGCTTATGTCTACGACCGGCAAACATTTTTCCCGCTGCTTGAGAACGGACGGCTGTTAAAACAGGAAGCGGTGAAAACAGCCCCGAGCGATGCGCCTGTGCTCGTCGGTTGGAAAAACGGCGACGCCATCGCCGAGATGACTGGACAGCTGGCGGAACTGCCGGCGCCGGTGCTTGGCGCCATGTCGGAAATTCACTACAAGCCGAACAGTGAGTATGAAGACCGCGTCATCGTCTACATGAACGACGGGTATGAGGTAAGTGCGACGATTCATCGTTTTGCGGACAAGCTGTCGCATTATCCGGCGATTGTCGCCGAGCTTGACCGAAATGTCAAAGGGGTCATTCACCTCGAAGTCGGCAGCTACTTTGTCCCGTACGAGCCGCCGAAAAAGGAGGACGACGATGAGACAACAAGCCCATAG
- a CDS encoding DUF881 domain-containing protein — protein MRQQAHSRILLTFICFLFGAMLGFSYQHAKNDPSRREWSDSGWKREYEFRSALIALQKENRSLKQQLVEKQDELAAWEKKLADRQTNEAGLAKEAEQLRMYVGKARVKGKGVAVTLSDSSYIPSEASATDYIVHEQHVWKIVHELLISGAEAVAINGQRISHRSYIVCNGPVIEVDGTQHAAPFVISAIGDPDVLSSALVLPGGVVDELVQDHIDVKVEKQEAITLDPVFAPRP, from the coding sequence ATGAGACAACAAGCCCATAGCCGCATCCTCCTTACTTTTATTTGCTTTTTATTCGGCGCCATGCTCGGGTTTTCCTACCAACATGCCAAAAACGATCCATCCCGCCGCGAATGGAGCGACAGCGGGTGGAAAAGGGAATACGAGTTTCGCTCGGCGCTGATCGCTTTGCAAAAGGAAAACCGGTCGTTAAAGCAACAGCTTGTCGAAAAGCAAGACGAACTGGCCGCTTGGGAAAAAAAACTGGCCGACCGGCAGACGAACGAAGCCGGGCTGGCGAAAGAGGCAGAACAGCTGCGCATGTATGTTGGAAAGGCGAGGGTGAAAGGAAAGGGTGTAGCAGTCACGCTTTCCGACTCCTCTTACATCCCCTCTGAAGCGAGTGCTACTGATTATATCGTTCACGAACAGCACGTATGGAAAATCGTTCACGAGCTGCTTATTTCCGGCGCCGAAGCGGTCGCCATTAACGGGCAGCGCATTTCCCATCGCTCCTACATTGTGTGCAACGGTCCGGTCATTGAGGTTGACGGGACGCAACATGCCGCTCCGTTTGTCATTTCGGCGATCGGCGACCCAGATGTGCTGTCGTCTGCGCTCGTCCTGCCAGGCGGCGTCGTCGACGAGCTTGTTCAAGACCATATCGATGTAAAAGTGGAAAAGCAAGAGGCGATTACGCTCGATCCGGTATTCGCGCCCAGACCGTAA
- a CDS encoding stage V sporulation protein D, with amino-acid sequence MRVSYVTVRKRLTIVFLIGVLVFAIIDLRLGYVQFWLGDLLAERAKGLWGRNIPFEPKRGEILDRNGVPLATNMSAPTVYVIPRQVKNPAEAAEKLAAVLGASVESVYKQMTKNTSIVRLKEGRKISDEKAADVRALDLDGVYIAEDTKRYYPFGSYLSHVLGFTGIDNQGLTGLELYYDKELSGERGSVQFYSDAKGRRMPDMADDYTPPTDGLNLVLTIDSRIQTIIERELDIAEAKYNPDGIIAIAMNPNTGEILAMASRPTFDPADYRNVPPEIYNRNLPIWSTYEPGSTFKIITLAAALEEHKVNLLKDHFSDPGYAKVAGATLRCWKKGGHGEQTFLEVVQNSCNPGFVDLGERLGKETLFRYIKKFGFGEKTGIDLQGEGTGILFDLKRVGPVELATTAFGQGVSVTPIQQVAAVSAAINGGTLYTPYIAKEWIDPETGEVVRRNTPKAKRRVISEETSKQVRYALESVVAQGTGKKAYVEGYRVGGKTGTAQKAQGGRYLQNNHIVSFIGFAPADDPQLVVYVAVDNPKGTVQFGGTVAAPIVGKVIEDSLRVMGVKPRKDQLEKERGWDEPRVIEVPNLIGMTKKDLQEQFFDLKLDVSGEGDVIVEQSPEPGVKVKEGSTIRIYLAKREAAEER; translated from the coding sequence ATGCGCGTATCGTACGTGACCGTGCGCAAACGGTTGACGATCGTCTTTTTGATCGGCGTTTTGGTTTTTGCCATTATCGATCTCCGTCTCGGCTATGTCCAATTTTGGCTCGGCGATCTATTAGCGGAACGGGCGAAAGGGCTGTGGGGTCGGAACATCCCATTTGAGCCGAAGCGCGGCGAAATTTTGGACCGCAACGGCGTCCCGCTGGCGACGAATATGAGCGCGCCGACGGTGTATGTCATCCCGCGGCAAGTGAAAAATCCGGCGGAAGCGGCAGAAAAGCTGGCGGCGGTTTTGGGCGCTTCGGTCGAATCCGTTTATAAACAAATGACAAAAAACACCTCGATCGTCCGCTTGAAAGAAGGGCGGAAAATTTCCGACGAGAAAGCGGCGGACGTGCGCGCGCTCGATTTGGACGGGGTGTACATTGCTGAAGACACGAAGCGCTACTATCCGTTTGGCAGCTACTTATCGCATGTGCTTGGCTTTACTGGCATTGACAACCAAGGGCTCACAGGGCTTGAACTGTATTATGACAAAGAACTGAGCGGAGAACGCGGTTCGGTGCAGTTTTACTCCGATGCAAAAGGGCGGCGCATGCCCGATATGGCGGATGACTATACGCCGCCGACCGACGGCTTGAACTTGGTGCTCACGATTGACTCACGCATTCAGACGATCATAGAGCGGGAGCTCGATATTGCTGAGGCGAAATACAATCCAGACGGCATCATCGCCATTGCCATGAACCCGAATACGGGGGAAATTTTGGCGATGGCGAGCCGGCCGACGTTTGACCCGGCCGATTACCGCAACGTCCCTCCGGAAATTTACAACCGCAATTTGCCGATTTGGAGCACGTATGAACCGGGGTCGACATTTAAAATCATTACGTTGGCTGCAGCGCTTGAGGAGCATAAAGTCAACCTCCTTAAAGACCACTTCTCTGATCCGGGCTACGCTAAAGTGGCCGGCGCTACGCTCCGCTGCTGGAAAAAGGGCGGCCATGGGGAGCAAACGTTTTTGGAAGTCGTACAAAACTCGTGCAACCCGGGATTTGTCGATTTGGGGGAGCGGCTCGGAAAGGAAACGCTGTTTCGTTATATTAAGAAGTTTGGCTTCGGTGAGAAAACCGGCATTGACCTGCAAGGGGAAGGGACTGGCATTTTGTTTGACTTAAAGCGGGTCGGGCCGGTCGAATTGGCGACGACTGCGTTCGGCCAAGGGGTGTCGGTGACGCCGATCCAGCAAGTCGCCGCCGTATCGGCCGCGATCAACGGCGGCACTCTATACACCCCGTACATCGCCAAAGAATGGATCGACCCGGAAACAGGGGAAGTCGTACGCCGCAATACACCAAAGGCGAAACGGCGCGTCATTTCCGAGGAAACGTCGAAACAAGTCCGCTATGCGCTTGAGAGCGTTGTCGCCCAAGGCACAGGGAAAAAGGCGTATGTCGAAGGCTACCGCGTCGGCGGGAAAACCGGAACGGCGCAAAAAGCGCAAGGCGGCCGCTATTTGCAAAACAACCATATCGTGTCGTTCATCGGTTTTGCGCCGGCGGACGACCCGCAGCTCGTCGTGTACGTCGCTGTTGACAATCCGAAAGGCACGGTCCAATTCGGCGGCACGGTTGCGGCGCCGATCGTTGGCAAGGTCATAGAAGACAGCCTGCGGGTGATGGGTGTGAAGCCGCGCAAAGACCAACTTGAGAAGGAACGGGGATGGGATGAGCCGAGAGTCATTGAGGTGCCGAATTTGATCGGAATGACAAAAAAAGATTTGCAAGAACAGTTTTTTGACTTAAAATTAGATGTTAGTGGCGAGGGCGATGTCATTGTCGAACAATCGCCGGAGCCCGGGGTGAAAGTAAAAGAAGGCTCGACGATTCGCATTTATTTGGCGAAACGCGAAGCGGCAGAGGAGCGGTAA
- a CDS encoding DUF881 domain-containing protein, translated as MERKRQLYFAGIAGVFGLMLAVGMRTTLPSEERDTRDIWELRADLTKEQKLEQQLLEELERYEAKLRHYRREEQEDGEAALEETVAELREEAGLTEVKGRSVVLTIAPFAAGGYVGPVAQTVSPELLQRLVNELNKYGAKEIAISGERLTNQTAIRDVNGVTKVGRRPLQLPVEVKAIADDADKLYSGLTVSPIRDDFIVENLELSISKPKPMIAIPPSTERLEVKYMETTSAGKEEK; from the coding sequence TTGGAGCGAAAAAGACAGCTGTATTTTGCCGGGATTGCCGGCGTGTTCGGATTGATGCTGGCCGTCGGGATGCGGACGACGCTGCCTTCGGAAGAGCGCGATACGCGCGACATTTGGGAGCTGCGCGCCGATTTGACAAAGGAGCAGAAGCTTGAACAGCAGCTGCTTGAGGAGCTGGAACGCTACGAGGCGAAATTGCGCCATTACCGGCGCGAGGAGCAGGAAGACGGTGAGGCGGCGCTCGAGGAGACGGTCGCCGAGCTTAGGGAAGAAGCCGGACTGACCGAGGTGAAAGGGCGCAGCGTGGTGCTGACGATCGCGCCGTTTGCGGCTGGCGGCTACGTCGGTCCGGTCGCCCAAACGGTGTCGCCGGAGCTGCTGCAGCGGTTGGTAAATGAATTGAACAAATATGGAGCAAAGGAAATCGCCATTAGCGGCGAGCGGCTGACGAACCAGACGGCGATTCGCGATGTCAACGGGGTGACGAAAGTCGGTCGCCGGCCGCTTCAGCTGCCGGTTGAGGTGAAGGCGATCGCGGACGATGCGGACAAGCTGTATAGCGGTTTGACGGTTTCGCCGATTCGGGATGATTTCATCGTCGAAAACTTGGAGCTTTCGATTTCCAAGCCGAAACCGATGATCGCCATTCCGCCGTCAACCGAGCGGCTGGAGGTAAAATACATGGAGACGACGAGCGCCGGCAAGGAGGAGAAATAG
- a CDS encoding small basic family protein: MWLPLLGLLLGFAVGVLAGWEVPDQYSSYLSIAILAAFDTLIGGWRAHLQGTYDETVFITGFFFNIILATTLTFLGVHLGVDLYLAAVFAFGVRLFQNIAIIRRLWLAEWAERRENREKS, translated from the coding sequence ATGTGGCTTCCGCTTCTCGGATTGTTGCTCGGGTTTGCCGTCGGCGTCCTGGCCGGCTGGGAAGTTCCCGATCAGTATTCCAGTTATTTGTCGATTGCCATTTTGGCCGCCTTTGATACATTAATAGGGGGATGGCGCGCCCATTTACAAGGAACGTACGACGAAACAGTATTTATAACCGGGTTTTTTTTCAATATCATCCTTGCCACAACTTTGACTTTTCTTGGGGTGCATCTTGGTGTAGACTTGTATTTGGCGGCCGTCTTCGCGTTTGGCGTCCGCCTGTTTCAAAACATTGCCATCATCCGTCGCCTTTGGCTTGCCGAATGGGCGGAGCGGCGGGAAAATCGCGAAAAAAGTTAA
- a CDS encoding UDP-N-acetylmuramoyl-L-alanyl-D-glutamate--2,6-diaminopimelate ligase, with translation MKLQTLLSRLPGFWVHRGGNPDIVALEMDSRHVTPGSLFFCLKGFTVDGHDFAEQAVARGAAAVVAERPLAVDAPLVLVPDSRRAMAILADAFYGHPTHRLHLIGVTGTNGKTTTTHIIDQIARKAGKKTGLIGTVGIKIGARSYPAANTTPESLVLQRTFKQMIDEGVEFAAMEVSSHALHQGRVHGCDYDVAVFTNLTQDHLDYHGTMDEYRNAKGLLFAQLGNRYDERRPKFAVLNHDDPVSQYYKHMTAAPIITYGIRTKSDVMAEEIAMTPSGMAFRLCTPHGSAVVETKLVGLFNVYNMLAAAAACLASGFSLETIAAALRDVEPVSGRFETVDEGQNFTIIVDYAHTPDSLENALKTVRQFAKRNVYVVIGCGGDRDRTKRPLMAQVAVRHADVAVFTSDNPRSEDPQQILRDMEAGVSDQDGRYVTIPDREEAIRYAIRQAQEGDVVLIAGKGHETYQIIGGNVIEFDDRAVARAAVRERT, from the coding sequence ATGAAATTGCAAACGTTGCTGTCGCGCTTGCCCGGTTTTTGGGTGCATCGCGGGGGCAATCCGGATATTGTCGCGCTCGAAATGGATTCGCGCCATGTCACGCCCGGTTCGCTGTTTTTTTGCCTTAAAGGATTTACGGTGGACGGGCATGACTTTGCGGAACAAGCGGTGGCGCGCGGAGCAGCGGCGGTCGTGGCTGAGCGCCCGCTCGCGGTGGACGCGCCGCTTGTCCTTGTGCCGGACAGCCGGCGGGCGATGGCGATTTTGGCTGATGCGTTTTACGGGCACCCGACCCATCGACTTCATTTAATTGGCGTGACGGGCACAAACGGAAAAACGACGACGACTCATATCATTGACCAGATCGCGAGAAAGGCCGGCAAAAAAACGGGGCTGATCGGCACGGTCGGGATCAAAATCGGCGCCCGTTCTTACCCGGCGGCGAATACGACGCCGGAGTCGCTCGTCTTGCAACGCACGTTTAAACAGATGATCGACGAGGGCGTGGAGTTTGCGGCCATGGAAGTGTCGTCGCATGCCCTTCACCAAGGACGGGTGCATGGCTGCGATTACGATGTGGCCGTGTTTACGAACTTGACGCAAGATCATCTTGACTATCACGGAACGATGGACGAGTATCGGAACGCCAAAGGGCTGTTGTTTGCCCAGCTCGGCAACCGCTACGACGAGCGGCGGCCGAAATTTGCCGTTTTGAATCATGATGATCCTGTTTCGCAATATTATAAACATATGACAGCAGCACCAATCATCACTTACGGTATTCGCACGAAGAGCGATGTGATGGCGGAAGAGATTGCCATGACCCCGTCCGGCATGGCCTTTCGGCTGTGCACGCCGCACGGATCGGCAGTGGTGGAAACGAAGCTCGTCGGCTTGTTCAACGTCTATAACATGCTTGCGGCGGCCGCTGCCTGCCTTGCCTCCGGGTTTTCGCTTGAAACGATTGCGGCGGCTTTAAGGGATGTCGAGCCGGTGTCCGGGCGGTTTGAAACGGTCGATGAAGGGCAAAATTTTACTATCATTGTAGATTATGCCCATACGCCGGACAGTTTGGAAAACGCGCTGAAAACGGTGCGCCAATTTGCGAAGCGGAACGTCTATGTCGTCATTGGCTGCGGCGGCGACCGCGACCGGACGAAGCGGCCGCTTATGGCGCAGGTGGCGGTGCGCCACGCGGATGTCGCCGTGTTCACCTCCGACAATCCGCGCTCGGAAGACCCGCAGCAAATTTTGCGGGATATGGAAGCGGGGGTAAGTGATCAAGATGGAAGGTACGTGACGATTCCTGACCGGGAAGAGGCGATCCGCTACGCCATCCGGCAGGCGCAAGAAGGAGATGTTGTGTTGATTGCCGGTAAGGGGCATGAAACGTACCAAATCATCGGCGGCAATGTGATTGAGTTTGACGATCGCGCTGTCGCCCGAGCGGCGGTGAGGGAGAGAACATGA